In a single window of the Natronosalvus caseinilyticus genome:
- a CDS encoding nucleoside hydrolase: MSDSDPTRMIVDTDTAGDDSQALVLAACSNRVALEGVTICAGNVPFEYQVENAKYTLDLAGAGDVPVYEGAREPLEKEHEFAEYIHGEGGLGGDLFPETGIPSAEAHAVDFIVETARENPGEITLVCIAPLTNVALALEREPALPELLDEVVIMGGAVNTLGNVTPAAEYNFWVDPDAAAVVMDALETTLVDWGLTLRDSTFGTDVFETIEAMDTPLADFYLTVTDAVRAFNRQSDHDALGADVTTQPDSLAIATVLEPDIVEAASTYYVAVDDREGMTRGYSLVDELGVTDGEAKTRVIESVDGDRFRRMLLDAFQYENPHRREGEGKEE; this comes from the coding sequence ATGAGTGATTCGGACCCGACGCGGATGATCGTCGATACGGACACCGCGGGCGACGACTCGCAGGCGCTCGTCCTCGCGGCCTGCTCGAACCGGGTCGCCCTCGAAGGCGTGACGATCTGTGCAGGGAACGTCCCGTTCGAGTACCAGGTCGAGAACGCGAAGTACACCCTCGACCTCGCTGGGGCCGGCGACGTGCCGGTCTACGAGGGCGCTCGCGAGCCGCTCGAGAAAGAACACGAGTTCGCGGAGTACATCCACGGCGAGGGCGGCCTAGGCGGCGACCTCTTTCCCGAGACGGGAATCCCGTCGGCCGAGGCACACGCCGTCGACTTCATCGTCGAGACCGCCCGCGAGAACCCCGGCGAGATCACCCTGGTCTGCATCGCCCCGCTGACGAACGTCGCCCTGGCGCTCGAGCGCGAACCCGCTCTACCGGAGCTGCTCGACGAAGTGGTGATCATGGGTGGGGCGGTCAATACGCTCGGAAACGTCACGCCCGCGGCGGAGTACAACTTCTGGGTCGACCCCGACGCCGCAGCGGTCGTGATGGACGCCCTCGAGACGACGCTGGTCGACTGGGGGTTGACGCTCCGGGACTCGACGTTCGGCACCGACGTGTTCGAGACGATCGAGGCGATGGACACGCCGCTCGCTGACTTCTACCTGACCGTCACCGACGCCGTCCGCGCGTTCAACCGCCAGTCCGACCACGACGCCCTGGGTGCGGACGTGACGACCCAGCCCGATTCGCTGGCGATCGCGACGGTACTCGAGCCGGACATCGTCGAGGCGGCGAGCACGTACTACGTGGCTGTCGACGACCGGGAGGGGATGACCCGCGGGTACAGCCTGGTCGACGAACTCGGCGTGACCGACGGCGAGGCGAAGACGAGGGTGATCGAGTCGGTCGATGGCGACCGGTTCAGGCGGATGTTGCTCGACGCGTTTCAGTACGAGAATCCCCATCGGAGGGAAGGGGAGGGGAAGGAAGAGTGA
- a CDS encoding BMP family lipoprotein yields the protein MQRRRFLTTAGAGVTAGLAGCLVGDGDGGNGNGNGNGNGNDTTDGNGNGNGGAESDITVGIIYSTGGLGDDSFNDMAHAGIERAAEDFGISYQDAEPDAPADMNQMQRNFAGKDEIDLVCCIGFDHATDLEENAAEFSDQQFVLVDAVVEADNVANYTFREHEGSFQVGHLAGLLTTTDYAHGGGETNTDETVVGFVGGQETALIDRFEAGYIAGVRHADDSIETPSAYAGSWNDPSRGQEIASGMYDDGADVVYHAAGGTGGGVFQAAQSAGRFAIGVDDDQSISAEDFSDVIVASMVKRVDNAVYDSVEAVVNDEFESGMNDLGLDDDGSVSATIGQDFEGELPEDIVDALEESRQAIIDGEIDVPDNTDDL from the coding sequence ATGCAACGACGACGGTTTCTCACGACAGCAGGTGCAGGGGTAACGGCAGGACTGGCCGGGTGTCTCGTCGGCGACGGTGACGGTGGGAACGGAAACGGCAACGGCAACGGCAACGGAAATGATACGACCGACGGCAACGGCAACGGCAACGGTGGCGCCGAATCCGACATCACCGTCGGCATCATCTACTCGACCGGTGGCCTCGGTGACGACTCGTTCAACGACATGGCCCACGCCGGCATCGAGCGAGCGGCGGAGGACTTCGGCATCTCCTACCAGGACGCCGAACCCGACGCCCCCGCCGACATGAACCAGATGCAGCGGAACTTCGCGGGCAAAGACGAGATCGACCTCGTCTGCTGTATCGGCTTCGACCACGCAACCGACCTCGAGGAGAACGCCGCGGAGTTCAGCGACCAGCAATTCGTGCTCGTCGACGCGGTCGTCGAGGCGGACAACGTCGCCAACTACACGTTCCGAGAACACGAGGGCTCCTTCCAGGTCGGTCACCTCGCTGGCCTGTTGACGACGACCGACTACGCCCACGGCGGCGGCGAGACGAACACCGACGAGACCGTCGTCGGCTTCGTCGGCGGCCAGGAGACCGCCCTCATCGATCGATTCGAGGCGGGCTATATCGCAGGCGTTCGCCACGCCGACGACAGCATCGAGACGCCGTCGGCGTACGCCGGAAGCTGGAACGACCCATCCCGAGGCCAGGAGATTGCCAGCGGAATGTACGACGACGGCGCGGACGTCGTCTACCACGCCGCGGGCGGCACCGGTGGCGGCGTCTTCCAGGCCGCCCAATCCGCTGGTCGGTTCGCCATCGGCGTCGACGACGACCAGTCGATCAGCGCCGAGGACTTCAGCGACGTGATCGTCGCGAGCATGGTCAAGCGCGTCGACAACGCCGTCTACGACTCGGTCGAGGCCGTCGTCAACGACGAGTTCGAGAGCGGCATGAACGATCTGGGGCTTGACGACGACGGCAGCGTGAGCGCGACCATCGGCCAGGACTTCGAGGGCGAACTCCCCGAAGACATCGTCGACGCGCTCGAGGAGTCCCGACAGGCGATCATCGACGGCGAAATCGACGTTCCCGACAACACCGACGACCTCTAG
- a CDS encoding ABC transporter ATP-binding protein: MVPDERGTDGETPPAVALEGITKRFPGVVANDDVDFTVERGSIHALVGENGAGKTTLMNVLYGLYEPTEGRIRIDGRERTFDDPGDAMAVGIGMIHQHFMLVDTMTVAENVVLGDEPTKWGGLATDRARANEETRALADRYGFDVDPTERIEDVSVGEQQRVEILKTLYRGADVLILDEPTAVLTPQEVDALLEVLEELIAEDKTIIFITHKLGEALEVADEISVLRNGELVGTVPAADATREELARMMVGRDVLLEVDKPATTRGDVVLDVDGVTVTDERGVVAVDEATFRVHEGEVFGVAGVDGNGQSELVEAITGLRRTTDGTITFDGREITASPRRERISAGMAYVAEDRQKRSLVMDYDLRRNGLLGRQHLAPFSDGRVIDWEATSEYVDEIIAEYDVRPPDPSATAHSLSGGNQQKFIVGREFERDPSLVVAAQPTRGVDIGSIEFIHNRLLDLRSAGKAILLVSSKLDEVTQLSDRLAVMHDGELVAVVDPDAVTEEELGLLMAGERPDGLDVDGARVGRSVV, encoded by the coding sequence ATGGTACCTGACGAGCGCGGGACGGACGGCGAGACGCCGCCGGCGGTGGCCCTCGAGGGGATCACGAAGCGGTTCCCGGGCGTCGTCGCGAACGACGACGTCGACTTCACCGTCGAGCGCGGCTCGATCCACGCCCTGGTCGGCGAGAACGGGGCCGGGAAGACGACGCTGATGAACGTCCTCTACGGGCTGTACGAACCCACCGAGGGGAGGATCCGGATCGACGGCCGGGAGCGAACGTTCGACGACCCCGGCGACGCGATGGCCGTCGGCATCGGCATGATCCACCAGCACTTCATGCTCGTGGACACGATGACCGTCGCCGAGAACGTTGTTCTGGGCGACGAACCGACGAAGTGGGGCGGCCTCGCGACCGACCGCGCCAGAGCCAACGAGGAGACGCGGGCGCTGGCCGACCGCTACGGCTTCGACGTCGACCCGACCGAGCGCATCGAGGACGTCAGCGTCGGCGAACAACAGCGCGTCGAGATCCTGAAGACGCTCTACCGCGGCGCGGACGTCCTGATCCTCGACGAACCGACCGCCGTCCTCACTCCACAGGAGGTCGACGCGCTGCTCGAAGTCCTCGAGGAACTCATCGCCGAGGACAAGACGATCATCTTCATCACGCACAAACTCGGCGAGGCCCTCGAGGTCGCCGACGAGATTAGCGTCCTGCGAAACGGCGAACTCGTCGGGACGGTCCCGGCGGCCGACGCCACCCGCGAGGAACTCGCGCGCATGATGGTCGGTCGAGACGTGCTCCTCGAGGTCGACAAACCCGCCACCACGCGTGGAGACGTCGTTCTGGACGTCGACGGCGTCACGGTCACGGACGAGCGGGGCGTCGTCGCGGTCGACGAGGCGACGTTCCGCGTCCACGAGGGAGAGGTCTTCGGCGTCGCCGGCGTCGACGGGAACGGCCAGTCGGAACTCGTCGAGGCCATCACGGGGCTCCGTCGGACGACCGACGGAACGATCACGTTCGACGGGCGCGAGATCACCGCGTCGCCGCGTCGCGAGCGCATCTCCGCCGGGATGGCCTACGTCGCCGAGGACCGTCAGAAACGGAGCCTCGTGATGGACTACGATCTTCGGCGAAACGGCCTGCTGGGCCGTCAGCACCTCGCGCCGTTCTCGGACGGTCGCGTGATCGACTGGGAGGCGACCAGCGAGTACGTCGACGAGATCATCGCGGAGTACGACGTACGACCACCCGACCCCTCCGCAACGGCGCACTCGCTCTCGGGCGGGAACCAGCAGAAGTTCATCGTCGGCCGCGAGTTCGAACGCGACCCCTCGCTGGTCGTCGCCGCGCAACCGACTCGTGGGGTCGACATCGGGAGCATCGAGTTCATCCACAACCGACTGCTCGACCTCCGTTCGGCGGGGAAAGCCATCCTCCTCGTCTCCTCGAAACTCGACGAGGTGACCCAGCTTTCAGATCGACTCGCGGTGATGCACGACGGTGAACTCGTCGCCGTCGTCGATCCCGACGCCGTCACCGAGGAGGAACTCGGCTTGCTCATGGCCGGCGAACGACCCGACGGACTCGACGTCGACGGCGCTCGAGTCGGGAGGTCGGTGGTATGA
- a CDS encoding ABC transporter permease — MSGDGGSGSGSSSSSSSSPSSGDGSGDGGWRERGGATLDRLVDASAAERVAISLASLVFALVVGAVLVFVSGFVAECSSPFIYLPGLGYGCYNPLEMYWTILEGAFGSFTDLGQTLLQTTLLLFTGLSVAVAFRAGLFNIGTQGQMVLGALATAMTVLTVGEFVPDTLVGSLVVIPIGIVVGGFVGGVWGMIPGLMKAYANAHEVITTIMLNFVAAGVAYWLVQVHIGDLASDSVQTEPIPGVARLPASIDGSRFSLIALVGALAIAVGIALLYSRTVIGYDLRTSGIQEAAAEYGGVDAKRNVVTSMTLSGVLGGIAGAIYVTMVQYRWQAGIPPLGFDGIAVSILAGNNPIGVIPAALLFGTLKTGSVAVDLSLGIPNELVEVLRGLIILFIAMPEFFRLLGKHYGFGSEPVATDGGERR, encoded by the coding sequence ATGAGCGGCGACGGCGGTTCGGGTTCGGGTTCGAGTTCGAGTTCGAGTTCGAGTCCCAGCAGCGGTGACGGCAGCGGGGACGGCGGCTGGCGTGAACGCGGCGGAGCAACCCTCGACCGCCTCGTCGACGCCTCGGCGGCCGAACGCGTCGCGATCAGCCTCGCCTCCCTCGTCTTCGCGCTCGTCGTCGGCGCCGTCCTGGTGTTCGTCTCCGGGTTCGTCGCCGAGTGCTCGAGCCCCTTCATCTACCTGCCGGGGCTCGGATACGGCTGTTACAACCCGCTCGAGATGTACTGGACGATCCTGGAGGGGGCGTTCGGCTCGTTCACCGACCTCGGCCAGACGCTGTTGCAGACGACCCTGTTGCTGTTCACCGGGCTCTCGGTCGCCGTCGCGTTTCGCGCCGGCCTGTTCAACATCGGGACGCAGGGGCAGATGGTGCTCGGCGCGCTGGCGACGGCGATGACGGTGCTCACGGTCGGGGAGTTCGTGCCGGATACGCTGGTCGGCTCGCTCGTCGTGATCCCGATCGGGATCGTCGTCGGCGGTTTCGTCGGTGGGGTCTGGGGGATGATTCCCGGCCTGATGAAGGCCTACGCGAACGCCCACGAGGTGATCACGACGATCATGCTCAACTTCGTCGCCGCGGGCGTCGCCTACTGGCTCGTACAGGTCCACATCGGCGACCTGGCGAGCGATTCGGTGCAGACGGAACCGATCCCGGGGGTCGCCCGACTCCCGGCGTCGATCGACGGAAGCCGGTTTTCGCTGATCGCCCTGGTCGGGGCCCTCGCGATCGCCGTCGGCATCGCCCTCCTGTACTCGCGAACCGTCATCGGCTACGATCTGCGCACGAGCGGCATCCAGGAGGCCGCGGCGGAGTACGGCGGCGTCGACGCGAAACGAAACGTCGTCACGAGCATGACGCTATCCGGTGTCCTGGGCGGCATTGCCGGGGCGATATACGTCACGATGGTCCAGTACCGCTGGCAGGCCGGCATCCCGCCGCTCGGCTTCGACGGCATCGCCGTCTCCATCCTCGCCGGGAACAACCCCATCGGCGTGATCCCGGCCGCCCTGCTCTTTGGAACCCTCAAGACCGGCAGCGTGGCGGTCGACCTCTCACTCGGCATCCCGAACGAACTCGTCGAGGTGCTCAGGGGATTGATCATCCTCTTCATCGCCATGCCCGAGTTCTTCCGCCTACTCGGCAAGCACTACGGATTCGGCAGCGAACCCGTCGCGACCGACGGAGGTGAGCGTCGATGA
- a CDS encoding ABC transporter permease, producing MSAPTVTRRQGLAIGAGLLGVLALGLVVDGGRQFVGEIADVVSISYLGSALRFTVPIAFAAMGGIFAEKSGVINIGLEGLLIVGAFSSIATMYALGSDSVPIEPNPWLALLGAILASTLIALLFAIVCIEFKADQIIAGLAVWLIALGAAPFLSVVIWDRRSSPGNVGTFSSISIPGLSSLPGVGQIFEFSPQVLLLLVAVPVSWYLLNRTTFGMWLEASGEDPKSLDTAGVDVRKVRYAGVLLSGVYCGIGGAGWALNVGQFTGTGDTMIDGRGWIGLTAYLIGNYNPVGAFLASFLFAALDALQIELQQIAAYDLSSTLVGIIPYVAVLVVLTFVGRTRMPSAAGEHYDSDE from the coding sequence ATGAGCGCGCCGACCGTCACCCGTCGACAGGGCCTCGCCATCGGCGCGGGACTCCTCGGCGTGCTCGCGCTCGGCCTCGTCGTCGACGGCGGACGCCAGTTCGTCGGGGAGATTGCCGACGTCGTCAGCATCTCCTATCTCGGCTCGGCGCTCCGGTTCACCGTCCCGATCGCGTTCGCCGCGATGGGCGGCATCTTCGCCGAGAAATCCGGCGTCATCAACATCGGACTCGAGGGGCTGCTCATCGTCGGCGCGTTCAGCTCGATCGCGACCATGTACGCCCTCGGTTCCGACTCCGTCCCGATCGAGCCGAATCCGTGGCTCGCGCTGCTGGGGGCCATCCTCGCGAGCACGCTGATCGCCCTCCTGTTCGCCATCGTCTGCATCGAATTCAAGGCCGACCAGATTATCGCCGGCCTCGCCGTCTGGTTGATCGCGCTGGGCGCCGCTCCGTTCCTCAGCGTCGTCATCTGGGACCGACGAAGCAGTCCGGGGAACGTCGGTACGTTCTCGTCCATCTCGATTCCGGGACTCTCCTCGCTGCCGGGCGTCGGCCAGATTTTCGAGTTCTCGCCGCAGGTGCTGCTCTTGCTCGTGGCCGTCCCCGTCTCGTGGTACCTCCTCAACCGAACCACGTTCGGAATGTGGCTCGAGGCCAGCGGCGAGGACCCCAAATCGCTCGACACGGCCGGCGTCGACGTCCGAAAGGTGCGCTACGCTGGCGTCCTGCTCTCGGGCGTCTACTGTGGCATCGGCGGCGCCGGCTGGGCGCTCAACGTGGGCCAGTTCACGGGCACCGGCGACACCATGATCGACGGCCGCGGCTGGATCGGCCTGACGGCGTACCTGATCGGGAACTACAACCCGGTCGGCGCGTTCCTCGCGTCGTTCCTCTTCGCGGCCCTCGACGCGCTCCAGATCGAACTGCAACAGATCGCAGCCTACGACCTCTCCTCGACGCTCGTTGGTATCATCCCTTACGTCGCCGTCTTAGTCGTGCTCACGTTCGTCGGCCGAACTCGCATGCCGTCGGCCGCGGGCGAACACTACGACTCCGACGAGTAG
- a CDS encoding GNAT family N-acetyltransferase: MTIYRALSEDERDRFHEYVSYAFTPTDGPPTYDPAEHDRPRALLGDRRGLFADGDGDLLCVCKHYWFDVHVRGDEHSMAGLASVASPPEHRRSGHVRDLLAASLEEYRDRDATLAALWPFRHRFYQQYGWATANRQLRVECDPADLSFARTRLEERTTEHGRYRRLEADEYESLDPVYERHAARYDLSIDRDADWWCYRVFENWETDPFVAVWERDGEPAGYLEYTINGDWGDRTMDVAELAYTDVEAFLALLSFCRDHDSQVQTVRLRLPTDTPLFDIASDPDELETELEGGPMVRIVDVSRALSALSYPTVDGSVTLAVDDPLAPWNDEAFELSVERGDGTCERVAVADSNIALDVATLSQLAVGARSVRALERAGRLDASPGTLETLETLFPERAVYLRDGF, encoded by the coding sequence ATGACGATCTATCGGGCACTCTCCGAGGACGAGCGCGATCGATTCCACGAGTACGTCTCCTACGCGTTCACGCCCACCGACGGCCCACCGACGTACGATCCGGCGGAACACGACCGGCCACGAGCACTCCTCGGCGACCGACGAGGACTGTTCGCGGACGGCGATGGAGACCTGCTCTGTGTCTGCAAACACTACTGGTTCGACGTTCACGTCCGCGGCGACGAACACTCGATGGCTGGTCTCGCCTCCGTCGCCTCGCCGCCGGAACACCGTCGGAGCGGCCACGTTCGAGACCTGCTCGCCGCCTCGCTCGAGGAGTACCGCGACAGGGATGCGACGCTCGCCGCCCTCTGGCCGTTTCGCCACCGGTTCTACCAGCAGTACGGCTGGGCGACGGCCAACCGCCAGCTTCGAGTCGAGTGCGACCCCGCGGACCTCTCGTTCGCCCGGACGCGCCTAGAGGAACGAACCACCGAACACGGCCGATACCGGCGCCTCGAGGCCGACGAGTACGAGTCTCTCGATCCGGTCTACGAGCGCCACGCCGCGCGCTACGACCTCTCGATCGATCGCGACGCGGACTGGTGGTGCTACCGCGTCTTCGAGAACTGGGAGACGGACCCGTTCGTCGCCGTCTGGGAGCGCGACGGGGAGCCGGCGGGCTACCTCGAGTACACGATCAACGGCGACTGGGGCGACCGGACGATGGACGTCGCCGAACTCGCCTACACCGACGTCGAGGCGTTCCTGGCGCTCCTGTCGTTCTGTCGTGACCACGACTCGCAGGTCCAGACCGTTCGCCTTCGTCTGCCCACCGACACGCCGCTTTTCGACATCGCGAGCGATCCTGACGAACTCGAGACCGAACTCGAGGGTGGCCCGATGGTCCGGATCGTCGACGTCTCGCGGGCGCTGTCAGCGCTCTCGTATCCGACCGTCGACGGTAGCGTGACGCTCGCAGTCGACGACCCGCTGGCCCCGTGGAACGACGAGGCGTTCGAACTCTCGGTCGAGAGGGGCGATGGTACCTGCGAACGCGTAGCCGTGGCGGACTCAAACATCGCACTCGACGTTGCGACGCTGTCACAACTCGCCGTCGGCGCCCGTTCGGTTCGAGCACTCGAGCGCGCGGGCCGTCTCGATGCATCTCCGGGAACGCTCGAGACGCTCGAGACGCTGTTTCCCGAACGGGCGGTGTACCTGCGAGACGGGTTCTGA
- a CDS encoding mechanosensitive ion channel family protein, whose product MVHTQPAQVTVPDWLQDPIAELVTFLPRLVGALVILFIGWIIGRLAGRVVMRIADGIELDRMVLETPLGRILGGTEQAVSRTFGKLAKWFVYALAILAAANALAIALLSEWISTAVSYLPAFIAGLLVIVFGFIVADFVGDMIERTRAATQTVYTSWFADGARVFLYFTAIVIGLGTMGIDVGILLVFARALAWGLAAAVAIGAGVAFGWGGKDYVAENIDRWMRRTNSMKPSDESSDQRRSESGAGTGSGSRTRSDREPGSEPGPGADSDD is encoded by the coding sequence ATGGTTCACACACAACCCGCACAGGTAACGGTTCCCGACTGGCTCCAGGATCCGATCGCTGAACTGGTGACGTTCCTGCCGCGACTGGTTGGCGCGTTGGTCATCCTGTTCATCGGCTGGATCATCGGCCGCCTCGCCGGCCGCGTCGTCATGCGAATCGCCGACGGCATCGAACTCGACCGCATGGTGCTCGAGACGCCACTGGGACGCATCCTCGGCGGAACAGAACAGGCCGTCTCGAGAACCTTCGGCAAACTGGCGAAGTGGTTCGTGTACGCCCTCGCGATTCTCGCGGCCGCGAACGCCCTCGCGATCGCACTCCTGTCGGAGTGGATCTCGACCGCGGTCTCGTACCTGCCGGCGTTCATCGCGGGCCTGCTCGTCATCGTCTTCGGGTTCATCGTCGCTGACTTCGTCGGCGACATGATCGAGCGGACTCGAGCAGCGACCCAGACGGTGTACACGTCCTGGTTCGCCGACGGTGCCCGGGTGTTCCTCTACTTCACGGCCATCGTGATCGGCCTCGGGACGATGGGCATCGACGTTGGCATCCTGCTAGTCTTCGCGCGAGCGCTCGCGTGGGGCCTGGCCGCAGCCGTAGCGATCGGTGCCGGCGTCGCCTTCGGCTGGGGCGGCAAGGACTACGTCGCCGAAAACATCGACCGCTGGATGCGCCGGACGAACTCGATGAAGCCGTCCGATGAATCGTCCGATCAGCGACGGAGCGAGAGTGGTGCTGGAACGGGGAGCGGGTCCAGAACCCGATCGGACCGCGAACCCGGTTCCGAGCCGGGACCCGGAGCGGACTCGGACGACTGA
- a CDS encoding DUF1467 domain-containing protein gives MSTRLLESTRFVTVTSATFVAAGVAISSGWTLAPSVRSIAALCLVAIGLAGIASEVSERPLEGVHRATVRWWAVAFVTFLPYGLVAAPSSEGAMTVADSLSAAIPLVAFEVGAGSAFLCATAVTTLYAMARYGVHPGRPRPEERILVEGDD, from the coding sequence ATGTCCACTCGTCTCCTCGAGTCGACGCGGTTCGTGACCGTCACGTCGGCAACGTTCGTCGCCGCTGGCGTCGCCATCAGCAGCGGTTGGACTCTGGCCCCCTCGGTCCGATCCATCGCGGCACTGTGTCTCGTCGCGATCGGGCTCGCCGGCATCGCGAGCGAGGTGAGCGAGCGTCCGCTCGAGGGCGTTCACCGGGCGACAGTTCGCTGGTGGGCGGTCGCGTTCGTCACCTTCCTCCCCTACGGACTCGTGGCGGCACCCTCGAGCGAGGGGGCGATGACGGTTGCCGACTCCCTGTCCGCTGCGATTCCGCTCGTCGCGTTCGAAGTCGGTGCCGGGAGCGCGTTCCTGTGTGCGACTGCGGTAACGACGCTCTACGCGATGGCGCGCTACGGCGTTCACCCGGGGCGGCCGCGACCCGAAGAACGGATTCTGGTCGAGGGCGACGACTGA
- a CDS encoding pyridoxal phosphate-dependent aminotransferase, which yields MTGSLEPAERVQAVGPSGIRRFFEIAEERDDVISLGVGEPDFSAPWAARDAAIQSLERGKTSYTANRGMYDLREAISRYVGDRFGLEYGPDEEILVTAGASEAVDLAFRAFVDPGDTVAVAQPAYISYGPGVTFAGGEVLPVRTREEDDFRLTVEALETAGAETADLLVLCYPNNPTGAVMSRADLEPIAAFAREHDLAVLSDEIYAELTYDERDTAADASPGTATHASIATLPGMRERTIVCNGFSKAHAMTGLRLGYALGPGGAINAMNRVHQYGMLSAPTTAQYAALEALDSCGDDVEAMVDQYNRRRRFVISRFREIGMPCFEAKGAFYVFPEVPDGWDGIANEFAERLLRERGVAVVPGDVFGVGGEGHLRVSYATGLEELREALARIESFVDQHV from the coding sequence ATGACCGGGAGCCTCGAGCCAGCCGAACGCGTCCAGGCGGTCGGCCCCTCGGGTATCCGTCGCTTCTTCGAGATCGCCGAGGAGCGTGACGACGTCATCTCCCTGGGCGTCGGCGAACCCGACTTCTCCGCGCCGTGGGCGGCACGGGACGCCGCCATCCAGTCCCTCGAGCGGGGGAAGACCTCCTACACGGCCAATCGCGGCATGTACGATCTTCGCGAGGCCATCTCGAGGTACGTCGGCGACCGCTTCGGCCTCGAGTACGGCCCCGACGAGGAGATTCTCGTCACCGCGGGCGCGAGCGAGGCCGTCGATCTGGCCTTTCGAGCGTTCGTCGACCCCGGCGACACCGTCGCCGTCGCTCAGCCGGCGTACATCTCCTACGGACCAGGCGTGACCTTCGCGGGCGGAGAGGTACTCCCCGTGCGAACGCGAGAGGAGGACGACTTTCGGCTCACGGTCGAAGCGCTCGAGACCGCCGGGGCCGAGACCGCAGACCTGCTCGTTCTCTGCTATCCCAACAACCCGACCGGAGCCGTGATGTCGCGGGCCGATCTCGAGCCTATCGCCGCGTTCGCCCGCGAGCACGACCTCGCGGTCCTCTCGGACGAGATTTACGCCGAATTGACCTACGACGAGCGTGATACCGCCGCCGACGCCAGCCCCGGCACCGCCACTCACGCGTCCATCGCGACGCTGCCAGGCATGCGCGAGCGCACCATCGTCTGCAACGGCTTCTCGAAGGCCCACGCGATGACTGGGTTGCGACTGGGCTACGCGCTCGGTCCCGGCGGGGCGATCAACGCGATGAACCGCGTCCACCAGTACGGCATGCTCTCGGCGCCAACGACCGCCCAGTACGCAGCCCTCGAGGCGCTCGACTCCTGTGGTGACGACGTCGAGGCGATGGTCGACCAGTACAATCGTCGACGCCGGTTCGTCATCTCGCGGTTTCGCGAGATCGGAATGCCGTGTTTCGAGGCGAAGGGGGCGTTCTACGTCTTCCCCGAGGTGCCCGACGGGTGGGACGGGATCGCGAATGAGTTCGCCGAGCGACTGCTCCGCGAGCGCGGCGTCGCGGTCGTCCCCGGAGACGTCTTCGGTGTCGGCGGCGAAGGCCATCTCCGGGTCTCGTACGCGACGGGGCTCGAGGAATTGCGCGAGGCGCTGGCGCGGATCGAGTCGTTCGTCGACCAGCACGTCTGA
- a CDS encoding Lrp/AsnC family transcriptional regulator, producing MSEREVLELLRENARYDTADIARMTDLDEDEVADAIEALEAAGIVRGYQAVVDWDRLEDERVRAEVELNVTLDRETGYDDIAERLARFPQVKALRLISGDYDFDMEVEGDSIREVSRFISEKVAPVPEITQTVTHYVMASYKENGIELGDGEDDDRLSVSP from the coding sequence ATGAGCGAACGCGAGGTGCTCGAGTTGCTTCGTGAGAACGCGCGATACGACACGGCCGACATCGCGCGAATGACCGACCTCGACGAGGACGAGGTAGCCGACGCCATCGAGGCGCTCGAGGCCGCCGGAATTGTTCGTGGCTACCAGGCCGTCGTCGACTGGGACCGCCTCGAGGACGAACGCGTTCGCGCCGAGGTCGAACTCAACGTCACCCTCGATCGCGAGACGGGCTACGACGACATTGCCGAACGACTCGCTCGCTTCCCGCAGGTGAAAGCGCTGCGGCTGATCAGCGGCGACTACGACTTCGATATGGAGGTCGAGGGCGACTCGATCCGCGAGGTCTCCCGGTTCATCAGCGAGAAGGTCGCTCCGGTCCCCGAGATCACCCAGACGGTTACCCACTACGTGATGGCCTCCTACAAGGAGAACGGGATCGAACTCGGGGATGGCGAGGACGACGACCGACTCTCCGTGTCGCCATGA
- a CDS encoding DUF7344 domain-containing protein, with product MKGPQRSDSTDDRPATTDSPDGPHNAGGRVLETPRQRKTVTCLLEHGTTGPVKMGALAERVAAREYGTTVADLEDGQRERVYVSLATSVLPKLDQHGLLEYDKSRGLVYPTDQLQRFRPHLSASVGEPTATANAGQ from the coding sequence GTGAAAGGACCCCAGCGGAGCGATTCGACGGACGACCGACCGGCCACCACCGACAGCCCGGACGGTCCACACAACGCCGGCGGACGAGTCCTGGAGACGCCCCGTCAGCGAAAGACGGTCACCTGTCTGCTCGAACATGGGACGACCGGGCCCGTGAAGATGGGGGCCCTCGCCGAACGGGTCGCCGCCCGGGAATACGGGACGACGGTCGCTGACCTCGAGGACGGCCAGCGCGAGCGAGTGTACGTCTCGCTTGCTACGTCGGTCCTCCCGAAACTGGACCAGCACGGGCTCCTCGAGTACGACAAGTCCCGCGGGCTGGTGTACCCGACCGACCAGCTACAGCGGTTCCGTCCACACCTCAGCGCGTCGGTAGGTGAACCGACGGCTACCGCTAACGCGGGTCAGTAG